The proteins below come from a single Natranaerofaba carboxydovora genomic window:
- a CDS encoding DNA-directed RNA polymerase subunit alpha: MIEIEKPKIEYVDQPDEEFHGKFVIEPLERGYGTTLGNSLRRILLSSLPGAAVTTVKIDGVLHEFSSIPGVVEDTTEIILNLKNLVLKIHTEEKQVLTLEKEGEGPVTAGDIQAGADVEIINPDLHIATLSGDSRLYMEITAETGRGYVKAERNKEEEQPIGIIPVDSIFSPIRRVNFNVEDTRVGQITDFDRLTMEVITDGSVKPEEAISLAARIMQEHLNLFVNLTEKASDVEVMVEKEDEDKEKIMEMTIDELDLSVRSYNCLKRAGINTIHELTQKTPEDMMKVRNLGKKSLVEVKNKLSELGLSLKNADDS; encoded by the coding sequence ATGATAGAAATTGAAAAGCCAAAAATTGAATATGTCGACCAACCCGATGAGGAATTTCACGGTAAATTTGTGATTGAGCCTCTTGAAAGGGGTTATGGGACCACCCTGGGCAACTCTCTTCGAAGAATTCTTTTATCATCTTTACCAGGAGCTGCTGTAACCACTGTAAAAATAGATGGAGTTTTACATGAATTTTCATCAATACCCGGGGTAGTTGAAGACACGACAGAGATTATTCTAAACTTAAAAAATCTAGTTTTAAAAATCCACACGGAAGAAAAACAGGTGCTAACACTAGAAAAAGAAGGTGAAGGCCCGGTAACAGCTGGAGACATTCAGGCTGGCGCAGATGTGGAAATTATTAATCCTGATCTTCATATTGCTACACTATCAGGTGATTCAAGACTCTACATGGAGATTACAGCCGAGACTGGTAGAGGTTATGTTAAAGCCGAGAGAAATAAAGAAGAAGAACAGCCAATCGGTATTATTCCTGTAGATTCAATATTTAGCCCAATTAGACGAGTGAACTTTAATGTAGAAGATACAAGGGTTGGACAGATTACGGACTTTGATAGATTAACCATGGAAGTGATTACAGATGGAAGTGTAAAGCCAGAAGAAGCTATCAGTCTTGCAGCAAGGATAATGCAAGAACATCTTAATTTATTTGTTAACCTAACAGAAAAAGCAAGTGATGTTGAAGTCATGGTAGAAAAAGAAGATGAAGATAAAGAGAAAATAATGGAGATGACCATTGATGAACTTGATCTATCTGTCCGTTCGTATAACTGCCTAAAAAGAGCAGGAATTAACACAATTCACGAGTTAACCCAAAAAACGCCGGAAGACATGATGAAAGTAAGGAATCTAGGGAAAAAGTCACTTGTAGAAGTTAAAAATAAATTATCAGAACTAGGACTTTCACTTAAAAATGCAGATGACAGCTAA
- the rplQ gene encoding 50S ribosomal protein L17 translates to MPQRKLSRESGHKKALLRNLTTSLLKEERIETTEPKAKEVKSIAEKIITLGKKNDLAAKRRALSYIYDEDVVTKVFEEIAPRYKERQGGYTRMLKKGPRRGDGAPIAILELVEEE, encoded by the coding sequence ATGCCACAAAGAAAACTAAGCAGAGAATCAGGGCACAAGAAGGCTTTGCTGAGAAATCTTACTACCTCTTTACTCAAAGAGGAAAGGATTGAAACAACAGAGCCAAAAGCAAAAGAGGTAAAGAGCATAGCTGAAAAGATTATAACTCTTGGTAAAAAGAATGATTTAGCTGCTAAAAGAAGAGCTCTTTCATATATTTATGATGAAGATGTAGTAACCAAAGTTTTTGAAGAGATTGCTCCCAGATATAAAGAACGTCAGGGTGGTTATACAAGGATGCTTAAAAAAGGCCCAAGAAGAGGAGACGGCGCGCCAATAGCGATCTTGGAATTGGTTGAAGAAGAGTAG
- a CDS encoding energy-coupling factor transporter ATPase, with protein sequence MVAVLRAKDLNFYYNKDKENEEKALDNINLDIHRGEFVTIIGHNGSGKSTFARHFNGLLLPFEGKIVIDGLDTVVEENIWKVRQKVGMVFQNPDNQIVATTVEEDIAFGPENLGIPPNEIKARINEATKMVGLEGQLGHAPHLLSGGQKQRLAIAGVIAMRPEILVLDEPTAMLDPRGKREVLNTLKQLNENENITIVNITHFMDEALESDRVIVMNEGRIELDDTPGGIFSQINNIKRLGLEVPQIVELAHSLREEGVKLSENVFNIKKLVEEIC encoded by the coding sequence ATGGTAGCGGTGCTAAGGGCTAAAGACCTAAATTTTTATTATAATAAAGATAAAGAGAATGAAGAAAAAGCACTTGACAATATTAACTTAGATATACACAGGGGCGAATTTGTAACAATAATAGGCCATAATGGGTCTGGTAAGTCAACGTTTGCCAGGCACTTTAATGGGCTGCTTTTGCCATTTGAAGGTAAAATAGTTATAGACGGATTAGACACCGTGGTAGAAGAAAACATTTGGAAGGTCAGGCAGAAAGTCGGGATGGTATTTCAAAATCCCGACAACCAAATTGTAGCAACAACTGTAGAAGAAGATATAGCTTTTGGTCCAGAGAATCTGGGCATACCTCCAAATGAGATAAAAGCAAGAATTAATGAAGCCACCAAGATGGTAGGATTAGAAGGACAGCTAGGACATGCACCACATCTTCTTAGTGGGGGACAAAAGCAAAGGTTAGCAATAGCAGGGGTAATTGCTATGCGGCCAGAGATTTTGGTTTTGGATGAACCGACTGCTATGCTAGATCCTAGAGGCAAAAGAGAAGTTTTAAATACTTTAAAACAGTTAAACGAAAATGAAAATATCACTATTGTGAACATTACCCACTTTATGGATGAGGCTTTGGAAAGTGATAGAGTTATTGTAATGAATGAAGGAAGAATAGAATTAGACGACACACCAGGTGGAATATTTTCTCAGATAAATAATATTAAAAGACTTGGCCTTGAAGTTCCACAAATAGTTGAGCTCGCTCATTCTCTAAGAGAAGAGGGCGTGAAATTGTCTGAGAATGTCTTTAACATTAAAAAATTGGTGGAAGAGATATGTTGA
- a CDS encoding energy-coupling factor transporter ATPase — MLIECKNLSHVYVPGSPMSHKALDDINLSIEKGEFIGVIGQTGSGKSTLVQHFNGLLLPTSGKVLIEGKDISSDKKSLKEIRKRVGLVFQYPEHQLFEETVAKDIGFGPTNLGFSKDEVEERSRYALEKVGLSYDELKDRSPFELSGGQKRRVAIAGVLAMMPEVLILDEPTAGLDPQGKKDIFEKITELYKELNITIILVSHSMEDIAELVNRLFVMHEGKIKISGKPREVFGESDILEELGLGVPQITLLMNELRQKGLEVPSDVFTVESAKKILLPYLKDKRK, encoded by the coding sequence ATGTTGATTGAGTGCAAAAATTTATCGCATGTTTATGTGCCGGGCTCGCCAATGAGTCATAAAGCCCTTGATGATATTAATCTTAGTATAGAAAAGGGAGAATTCATTGGTGTAATTGGTCAAACGGGAAGTGGGAAATCAACTTTAGTTCAACATTTCAATGGACTTTTACTACCAACATCAGGCAAGGTTCTAATAGAAGGAAAAGATATTTCAAGTGACAAGAAAAGCCTTAAAGAGATAAGAAAAAGAGTAGGTCTTGTGTTTCAATATCCTGAACATCAACTTTTTGAGGAAACAGTAGCTAAAGATATTGGCTTTGGCCCCACAAATCTAGGGTTTAGTAAGGATGAAGTAGAAGAAAGAAGTAGGTATGCCTTAGAGAAAGTGGGACTTTCTTATGACGAATTAAAAGATAGATCGCCTTTTGAGCTTAGTGGAGGCCAAAAACGAAGGGTAGCAATTGCTGGTGTTTTGGCTATGATGCCAGAGGTGTTGATTTTGGATGAACCAACAGCCGGGCTTGATCCTCAGGGCAAAAAAGACATATTTGAAAAGATAACTGAGCTTTACAAGGAATTAAATATCACTATAATATTGGTAAGCCATAGCATGGAAGATATAGCCGAATTAGTAAACCGGTTGTTTGTTATGCATGAGGGGAAAATAAAGATCAGTGGAAAACCAAGAGAAGTCTTTGGCGAATCAGATATTCTTGAAGAGCTGGGGTTAGGTGTTCCACAGATAACTTTATTGATGAATGAGTTGAGACAAAAAGGCTTAGAAGTACCTTCAGATGTCTTTACTGTAGAAAGTGCTAAAAAAATTTTGCTACCATACCTTAAGGATAAGCGGAAGTGA
- a CDS encoding energy-coupling factor transporter transmembrane component T family protein — translation MFKGLTIGQHLPGNSILHVMDPRMKIMLLLLTVVVLFLLNTFTGYFLLGLFFFSVITISKLPMKMILRGIKPLFFIIAFTFVLHSFLTEGGEKLLELNTWAGSLTVESEGIFRGSFMALRLIFLVIIASVLTLTTSPIALTDAIEHLLSPFKRIGVPAHEIAMMMSIALRFIPTLTEETEKIMKAQKARGADFETGNIIQRAKNLVPLLVPLFVSAFRRADELAVAMEARCYRGGEGRTRLNELNLERRDYLAFVTLIFFAAILIIFGF, via the coding sequence ATGTTTAAAGGCTTAACAATAGGCCAACACTTGCCAGGGAACTCAATATTACACGTAATGGATCCTAGAATGAAAATAATGTTACTTCTACTTACAGTTGTAGTTTTATTTTTGCTAAACACTTTTACAGGCTATTTTTTACTTGGCTTATTTTTCTTTTCAGTTATAACTATTAGCAAATTGCCTATGAAAATGATTCTTAGAGGGATAAAGCCGCTTTTCTTCATAATAGCTTTTACATTTGTTTTACATTCTTTTTTAACAGAAGGTGGAGAAAAGCTCTTAGAATTAAACACATGGGCAGGTTCATTGACAGTTGAATCCGAAGGGATTTTCAGAGGTAGTTTTATGGCACTAAGACTAATTTTTCTTGTGATAATCGCTTCTGTACTCACCTTGACTACATCACCAATAGCATTAACAGATGCAATAGAACACTTGCTCTCACCTTTTAAGAGAATAGGTGTCCCGGCCCACGAAATAGCGATGATGATGTCAATTGCCCTTAGGTTTATTCCTACTCTTACTGAAGAAACAGAAAAAATAATGAAAGCCCAAAAAGCTAGAGGGGCTGATTTTGAAACAGGGAATATAATACAAAGGGCTAAAAACTTGGTCCCTTTATTAGTACCTCTTTTTGTAAGTGCTTTTAGAAGGGCAGATGAGCTAGCAGTTGCTATGGAAGCTAGATGTTATAGGGGTGGAGAAGGAAGAACAAGGCTAAATGAGTTAAACCTTGAAAGAAGAGACTACCTAGCTTTTGTTACTCTTATCTTTTTTGCAGCTATCTTAATAATTTTTGGCTTTTAA
- the truA gene encoding tRNA pseudouridine(38-40) synthase TruA encodes MEKNNIKMTIAYDGTNYFGFQRQKNVLTIQEVLEEALEKLYGHEIKILAAGRTDSGVHARGQVINFRTINDRIPIHKLPLALNSVLPDDVVVKEATRVPLEFNSRKHAKKKKYRYYCYKSYYRDPFLRNYAYQLKEGNLNYDKMNEACREFIGKHDFTAFSASGTEVENKVREIYDLNMSNTKNSLTFEFLGDGFLYKMVRIIVGTIIIIGNGKICPSKVKDIIKQKDRSLTGPTIAPHGLYLEKVYY; translated from the coding sequence GTGGAAAAAAATAATATAAAAATGACTATAGCTTATGACGGTACTAATTACTTTGGGTTTCAGCGTCAAAAAAATGTATTGACTATACAAGAAGTGCTAGAAGAAGCATTAGAAAAATTATATGGCCATGAAATAAAAATTTTGGCTGCAGGAAGGACAGATTCAGGAGTCCATGCCAGAGGACAGGTAATTAATTTTAGAACCATTAATGACAGGATTCCTATCCATAAACTGCCCCTTGCTCTAAACTCAGTTTTGCCAGATGATGTGGTAGTCAAAGAAGCAACCAGGGTACCGTTAGAATTTAACTCAAGAAAACACGCTAAAAAGAAAAAGTACAGATATTATTGTTATAAATCATATTATAGAGATCCTTTTTTAAGAAACTATGCTTACCAATTGAAAGAAGGGAATTTAAATTATGACAAGATGAACGAAGCTTGTAGAGAATTTATTGGTAAACATGACTTTACAGCATTTTCTGCGTCTGGAACTGAAGTGGAGAATAAAGTAAGAGAGATATATGATCTAAACATGAGTAATACTAAGAATAGTTTAACATTTGAGTTCTTAGGTGATGGCTTTTTATATAAAATGGTCCGAATAATTGTAGGGACAATTATAATAATAGGTAATGGAAAGATTTGTCCTTCTAAAGTCAAGGATATAATTAAGCAAAAGGACAGGTCGCTAACTGGTCCAACAATCGCACCCCATGGACTGTATTTAGAGAAAGTTTACTATTAG
- the rplM gene encoding 50S ribosomal protein L13 produces the protein MKSTYMAKPGEVEKKWYVIDAAGKPLGRLAVEISKVLMGKHKPEYTPHVDTGDYVIVVNSQDVLLTGKKKKQKFLYKHSGFPGGLKATSYEVLLRDNPERAVFEAVKGMIPKNRLGRQMIKKLKVYRDSEHPHQAQQPESWDW, from the coding sequence ATGAAATCAACTTATATGGCTAAGCCAGGTGAAGTGGAGAAAAAATGGTATGTGATAGATGCAGCAGGGAAGCCTCTTGGTAGGCTGGCAGTTGAAATAAGTAAGGTTTTGATGGGAAAGCACAAGCCAGAATATACTCCCCATGTAGATACAGGAGATTATGTGATAGTAGTTAATTCTCAAGATGTGCTTTTGACCGGTAAGAAAAAGAAGCAAAAATTCTTATACAAACACTCTGGTTTCCCAGGTGGCCTAAAAGCAACCAGCTACGAAGTGCTACTTAGAGATAACCCTGAAAGAGCTGTATTTGAAGCAGTCAAGGGGATGATCCCTAAGAATAGACTAGGCCGTCAGATGATTAAAAAATTAAAAGTATACAGAGATTCTGAGCATCCACACCAAGCGCAACAGCCAGAAAGCTGGGATTGGTAA
- the rpsI gene encoding 30S ribosomal protein S9: protein MEQVKYYGTGRRKTSVARVRLVPGSGDFVINKKPINEYFGIDTLETIVKQPLRETELEGKFDVLVNVRGGGFTGQAEAIRHGLARALLKADNEFRPVLKKNGFLTRDERKKERKKYGRKKARKSPQFSKR, encoded by the coding sequence ATGGAGCAGGTAAAATATTACGGTACCGGAAGAAGAAAAACTTCTGTTGCCCGTGTTAGATTAGTTCCGGGTTCCGGGGATTTTGTTATTAATAAGAAGCCAATTAATGAATATTTCGGAATTGATACTTTAGAAACAATAGTAAAGCAACCCTTAAGAGAAACCGAATTAGAAGGCAAATTTGATGTTTTGGTAAACGTTAGAGGTGGTGGCTTTACTGGTCAGGCAGAAGCAATAAGACATGGTCTAGCAAGAGCATTACTTAAAGCAGACAATGAATTTCGTCCGGTGCTAAAAAAGAATGGATTTTTGACTAGAGATGAAAGGAAAAAAGAAAGGAAGAAATACGGCAGAAAGAAAGCTCGTAAATCTCCACAGTTTTCAAAGAGGTAA
- a CDS encoding chromate transporter, producing MHGLELLWVFIKLGLFSFGGGYVMIPLIQREIIESRGWLDLDEFLDIMAIAEMTPGPLAINFATFVGYKIDGVTGSIIATIGVITPSLILILLIAFILNKYLSKDKVKVFFDGLRPAILGLILSAAVFIGFRAVDDIGGIIIGVGTCLLMLIKNWHPLLLILLSAVAGVIIY from the coding sequence ATGCATGGTCTTGAATTGCTGTGGGTATTTATTAAATTAGGGCTGTTTAGTTTTGGCGGCGGTTATGTAATGATACCGCTTATCCAAAGAGAAATTATTGAATCTAGAGGCTGGCTGGATTTAGATGAATTTCTTGATATAATGGCTATCGCAGAGATGACACCTGGTCCCCTTGCAATAAATTTTGCCACCTTTGTTGGCTACAAGATCGATGGTGTTACCGGCAGTATTATCGCAACTATTGGAGTCATCACTCCTTCTTTAATATTGATATTACTAATAGCTTTTATACTAAATAAATATCTATCTAAGGATAAAGTCAAGGTATTTTTTGATGGACTTAGGCCAGCTATTTTAGGGTTGATTTTATCAGCTGCAGTTTTCATCGGTTTTAGGGCAGTCGATGATATTGGGGGAATAATAATAGGAGTTGGCACATGTCTATTGATGCTAATTAAAAACTGGCATCCCCTTCTTCTAATCCTATTATCAGCTGTAGCTGGAGTTATCATATATTAA
- a CDS encoding chromate transporter: MKSRLLQNTCLKLFITFLRLGAFTFGGGYAMLPLIKRDIVEKENWLDEGEFLDALTISQSVPGAVAINTAIYTGYKIKGTPGAFVCLLGVIIPSFTIILLIAMYFLRFQEVGIVNKAFMGIRPGVVGLIFAAVISIGKPILTQKKSIIIFLAAFFLAVIGLHPIGVIVAFGVLAFILNKGEKKHKEDKEDEDVKEDKEKNNDD, from the coding sequence TTGAAAAGCAGATTATTACAGAATACCTGTTTAAAACTATTTATAACTTTTTTGAGGCTTGGTGCTTTTACCTTTGGAGGAGGGTATGCCATGCTGCCTTTAATAAAGAGAGATATTGTAGAAAAAGAAAATTGGTTAGATGAAGGTGAATTTTTGGATGCCCTTACAATATCTCAATCTGTACCTGGGGCGGTCGCTATAAATACAGCCATCTACACAGGCTATAAAATAAAAGGAACTCCTGGAGCCTTTGTCTGTCTTCTCGGGGTAATAATACCATCTTTTACTATCATCTTGTTGATAGCAATGTATTTTCTTAGATTTCAAGAAGTAGGCATAGTAAATAAGGCCTTCATGGGAATAAGACCTGGCGTTGTGGGACTGATTTTTGCCGCTGTCATTAGCATAGGAAAGCCCATATTAACACAAAAGAAATCAATCATAATTTTCCTGGCAGCTTTTTTTCTTGCTGTTATTGGTTTACATCCTATAGGAGTTATAGTTGCTTTTGGAGTACTGGCTTTTATCTTAAATAAAGGAGAAAAAAAACATAAAGAAGACAAAGAAGATGAAGATGTTAAAGAAGATAAAGAAAAGAACAATGATGATTAA
- a CDS encoding N-acetylmuramoyl-L-alanine amidase, producing MKAKFAVIKLTKKFIFKILIVLFILILIVAAWFFNNLYMFNIFSSPELYTNLDNKVVGIDPGHGGYDPGFFKGEVRECDVVLDISLKLRRLLEQGGAQVVMTREEDSDMWDYYDDNNNNNTHPDLGSRARLMEEHDVDLFVSVHANSIPSSVWSGAQTFYQEGDEESEILAHNIQDQLIETLKNTDRTPLSADYYILNNTAAPGVIVEVGFLSNPTERELLVNDEYQERVAWAMYLGLIEFMSQY from the coding sequence ATGAAAGCAAAGTTTGCTGTAATAAAATTAACTAAAAAGTTTATTTTTAAAATATTGATTGTACTATTTATATTAATATTAATAGTAGCTGCCTGGTTTTTCAATAACCTTTATATGTTTAACATATTTTCTTCTCCAGAACTATATACCAACTTAGATAATAAGGTTGTTGGAATTGATCCGGGACATGGCGGGTATGACCCTGGGTTTTTCAAGGGTGAAGTAAGAGAGTGCGATGTAGTGTTAGATATTTCTCTCAAATTAAGAAGGCTGCTAGAACAGGGGGGAGCCCAGGTTGTAATGACAAGAGAAGAAGATAGTGATATGTGGGATTACTATGATGATAACAACAATAATAATACTCATCCTGACTTAGGCAGCAGGGCAAGACTGATGGAAGAACATGATGTCGATCTATTTGTAAGTGTCCATGCAAATAGTATACCATCAAGTGTCTGGAGTGGAGCACAAACTTTTTATCAAGAAGGTGATGAAGAAAGTGAGATTCTTGCCCATAATATACAAGACCAATTGATTGAAACCTTAAAAAATACTGATAGAACACCTCTATCAGCTGATTATTATATATTAAATAATACGGCCGCTCCGGGGGTAATTGTGGAGGTAGGATTTTTATCTAACCCAACGGAACGTGAACTGCTAGTAAATGATGAATACCAAGAAAGAGTTGCGTGGGCAATGTATTTAGGTTTGATAGAATTTATGTCCCAATACTAA
- the amrB gene encoding AmmeMemoRadiSam system protein B, whose protein sequence is MALKWAVLTPHPPLLVPEIGKDALNQVIDTKKSMEKTFEELKNDNVDTLLIITPHGPYLSDEISIWDKDILEGSLARFGGREKLKFDCDRDLVKEIADEWEKHRMPYSSLGEDESARLGEELDHGAFVPLYYLNQSFDNKVNLVSITPGGADYDLLWKSGELLGQVINDEDKNIGVIVSGDLSHRLTRNAPAGYHPEAHKFDQKLKEILNQGNFSLLKEIPEKLLIQTGECGYRPMLIAGGLLENLHPNSEVFSYEGPFGVGYMVALLYRALNESDKEGEKA, encoded by the coding sequence ATGGCTTTAAAATGGGCAGTTCTTACTCCACATCCGCCTTTACTCGTGCCGGAGATAGGAAAAGATGCACTGAATCAGGTCATAGATACTAAAAAATCAATGGAAAAAACATTTGAGGAGCTAAAAAATGATAATGTAGATACATTGCTTATTATAACACCACATGGTCCTTACCTTTCTGATGAGATTTCAATTTGGGACAAGGACATTTTGGAAGGGTCTTTGGCTAGATTTGGTGGCAGAGAAAAGTTAAAGTTTGATTGTGATAGGGATCTTGTCAAAGAGATTGCGGACGAATGGGAAAAGCATAGAATGCCTTATAGTAGTCTTGGAGAAGATGAGTCTGCAAGACTAGGGGAAGAGCTAGATCATGGAGCTTTTGTCCCTTTGTACTATCTTAATCAAAGTTTTGACAATAAAGTTAACCTTGTATCTATTACTCCTGGAGGGGCAGATTATGATCTTTTATGGAAGTCGGGAGAATTACTTGGGCAAGTAATAAATGATGAAGACAAGAATATAGGAGTTATTGTAAGTGGAGACTTATCTCACCGGCTTACAAGGAATGCGCCTGCAGGATATCATCCTGAAGCTCATAAGTTTGATCAAAAACTAAAAGAGATTTTAAATCAGGGTAATTTTTCTTTACTAAAAGAAATTCCAGAAAAATTATTGATACAAACTGGAGAATGTGGATACAGGCCAATGCTTATTGCGGGAGGACTTTTGGAAAATCTTCATCCAAATAGTGAAGTTTTTTCATATGAAGGTCCTTTTGGGGTAGGTTATATGGTAGCTTTATTATACAGGGCATTAAACGAAAGCGATAAGGAAGGTGAGAAGGCTTGA
- the amrA gene encoding AmmeMemoRadiSam system protein A has translation MSNNKEIAIKLARDSLKTYLKENKILSLLPDMPEDFLKRAGCFVSLKKEDGSLRGCIGTIEPVYDTLAEEIIRNSISAGTKDPRFPKVEIIELDSLVFAVDVLHPKEEITDFDYLDPYKYGVVVEKGRQKGVLLPDLEGIDTAQKQVEIAMTKASINDINGTKIYRFKVERYNE, from the coding sequence TTGAGCAATAACAAAGAGATAGCAATTAAGCTTGCGAGGGATAGTCTAAAGACATATTTGAAAGAAAATAAGATACTTTCTTTGCTGCCGGATATGCCTGAAGACTTTTTGAAAAGGGCTGGATGTTTTGTTTCCTTGAAAAAAGAAGATGGTTCTTTAAGGGGGTGTATTGGCACAATTGAGCCAGTTTATGATACATTGGCAGAAGAGATAATAAGGAATTCTATTAGTGCTGGTACAAAAGACCCCAGGTTTCCAAAGGTAGAAATCATAGAGCTAGATAGCTTAGTTTTTGCCGTTGATGTACTGCATCCTAAAGAGGAAATAACGGATTTTGACTATTTGGACCCATATAAATATGGAGTAGTTGTTGAAAAAGGAAGACAAAAAGGGGTTTTGTTACCTGACCTAGAAGGGATTGACACAGCACAAAAACAGGTGGAAATTGCAATGACTAAAGCTTCGATAAATGATATTAATGGGACAAAAATTTATAGATTTAAGGTGGAGAGATACAATGAGTAA
- the amrS gene encoding AmmeMemoRadiSam system radical SAM enzyme encodes MSNKSIESMFYQKENEKIRCLLCPHKCILTEGEFGRCKLRKVEESTGELKLHSPYQSRVAAICLDPIEKKPLYHFHPGSQVLSVGMIGCNLACPFCQNWEISHSRDQDKGRKITPQDLTNILKEYSESEPDNILGLAFTYSEPTSWYEYVFEASKLSSEEGFKNVIVSNGFINKTPLKNLMPYIHGANIDVKGFRESTYKHVGGQLQPVMDTVELLLESKHVELTYLVIPEVNDHKDELNDFINWVSELNPDIPVHFSRYFPQYKYERNATPVSTLRWIYEKAKEKLTYVYLGNVGEQESQTTWCPKCKKPIIERVGFGVITNLVERNQCKFCNHKIAGEF; translated from the coding sequence ATGAGTAACAAATCAATTGAATCAATGTTCTATCAAAAAGAAAATGAAAAGATTAGATGTCTTCTATGCCCTCATAAATGTATACTTACTGAAGGGGAGTTTGGCAGGTGCAAACTCAGAAAAGTTGAGGAAAGCACCGGCGAATTAAAACTACATTCCCCGTATCAGTCAAGGGTAGCAGCTATATGCTTGGATCCAATTGAAAAAAAGCCTTTGTATCATTTTCATCCGGGTTCTCAAGTACTGTCTGTAGGAATGATTGGCTGTAATTTGGCATGTCCTTTTTGTCAGAACTGGGAGATATCCCACAGTAGAGACCAGGATAAAGGCAGAAAAATTACACCCCAAGACTTAACTAATATATTAAAAGAATATAGTGAGAGTGAGCCTGATAATATCCTGGGTCTGGCATTTACTTACTCCGAGCCAACGAGCTGGTATGAATATGTCTTTGAAGCTTCAAAATTATCATCAGAAGAAGGATTTAAAAATGTTATAGTTAGTAATGGTTTTATCAATAAAACACCGCTTAAAAACCTGATGCCATATATCCATGGTGCTAATATAGACGTTAAAGGTTTTCGGGAGAGCACATATAAACATGTGGGTGGTCAACTGCAGCCAGTAATGGATACTGTTGAACTTTTATTAGAGAGTAAGCATGTAGAACTTACCTATCTTGTAATCCCGGAAGTAAATGATCACAAAGACGAATTAAATGACTTTATCAATTGGGTTTCAGAATTAAATCCTGATATACCAGTACATTTTAGTAGATATTTCCCCCAGTACAAATATGAAAGAAACGCCACACCAGTATCCACATTAAGATGGATATATGAAAAAGCCAAGGAAAAACTTACTTACGTATACCTGGGAAATGTAGGCGAACAAGAAAGCCAAACCACATGGTGTCCAAAATGTAAAAAACCTATAATAGAACGGGTTGGTTTTGGGGTTATAACCAATTTAGTGGAAAGAAACCAATGTAAGTTCTGTAATCATAAGATAGCCGGGGAGTTTTAA